One window from the genome of Candidatus Manganitrophaceae bacterium encodes:
- a CDS encoding ammonium transporter — translation MTALLLAASISFTPIWAEETGTAPPAAPPAPAATAAAPEAAPAPPPAPDPNGSNTGGIGDVTAKVPGKPTLEEVAAETGHTKVAVNMMWTLITGFLVMFMQCGFALVETGFTRAKNVAHTMGMNFMVYAVGMTGFWIMGFALMFGGVGALGTLGSTPLLDSEFTINLFGKTFGLFGHKGFFLSGATYDVAIFTMFLFQMVFMDTAATIPTGAMAERWKFLPFVVFGFFISMVTYPIYGNWVWGGGWLSQLGANFGLGHGAVDFAGSGVVHMVGGVTALAGAMILGPRIGKYNKDGSANPIPGHHIPMAIAGTFILAFGWFGFNPGSTLAGTDLRISVVAVNTMLASASGALVAMIYMWTKYGKPDPSMMANGMLAGLVAITAPCAFVTAGSAFLIGAIAGLLVCIAVFFVERTLKIDDPVGAISVHGVCGAFGVLSVGIFADGTYGDGLNGVKGTVKGILYGDGGQLLAQSIDLIANFVFIFVASYAFFKLVDLTIGNRVSPEVELEGLDIPEMGVVGYPEFSLSHLSASAPPSEPSITKKPMKKEEVLR, via the coding sequence ATGACCGCTCTACTTTTGGCGGCCTCGATTTCCTTCACGCCCATTTGGGCTGAAGAGACCGGAACCGCCCCGCCGGCGGCACCCCCTGCGCCGGCGGCGACAGCCGCAGCGCCGGAGGCAGCCCCTGCACCTCCCCCCGCACCCGACCCGAACGGATCCAACACCGGCGGCATCGGAGACGTCACTGCAAAGGTTCCCGGCAAACCAACCTTAGAGGAGGTCGCCGCCGAGACGGGACATACCAAAGTCGCCGTCAATATGATGTGGACCTTGATCACCGGATTCCTCGTGATGTTCATGCAATGCGGGTTCGCGCTGGTGGAGACCGGCTTCACCCGTGCCAAGAATGTGGCTCACACCATGGGGATGAACTTCATGGTTTATGCCGTCGGGATGACCGGCTTCTGGATCATGGGCTTCGCGCTCATGTTCGGCGGTGTCGGGGCGCTCGGCACCTTGGGAAGCACCCCGCTTCTCGATTCCGAATTTACCATTAACCTGTTTGGAAAAACCTTTGGTCTCTTCGGGCACAAAGGGTTCTTCCTCTCCGGAGCGACCTACGATGTCGCCATCTTTACGATGTTTCTCTTCCAGATGGTCTTCATGGACACCGCCGCGACGATTCCGACCGGCGCGATGGCCGAACGATGGAAATTTCTTCCTTTCGTCGTCTTCGGCTTCTTCATCTCGATGGTCACCTACCCGATTTATGGAAACTGGGTCTGGGGGGGCGGCTGGCTCTCACAACTGGGAGCGAATTTCGGTTTGGGTCATGGGGCGGTTGACTTTGCCGGCTCGGGAGTCGTCCACATGGTCGGCGGCGTCACCGCGCTGGCCGGGGCGATGATCCTCGGTCCTCGAATCGGAAAATATAATAAAGACGGCAGCGCCAACCCGATCCCGGGCCATCATATCCCGATGGCGATCGCCGGAACGTTTATTCTCGCCTTTGGGTGGTTTGGGTTTAATCCGGGCAGCACCCTCGCCGGAACCGATCTTCGGATCTCGGTCGTCGCGGTCAATACGATGCTTGCTTCGGCCTCCGGGGCGCTCGTTGCGATGATCTACATGTGGACCAAATATGGAAAACCCGATCCCTCTATGATGGCCAATGGAATGCTCGCCGGATTGGTGGCGATTACCGCGCCCTGCGCTTTCGTCACCGCCGGTTCAGCCTTCCTCATCGGAGCCATCGCAGGCCTGCTTGTCTGCATCGCGGTCTTCTTCGTTGAACGGACATTGAAAATCGATGATCCGGTCGGCGCCATCTCCGTCCATGGGGTCTGCGGGGCGTTCGGCGTTCTTTCCGTCGGCATCTTCGCAGACGGAACCTATGGAGACGGCCTGAATGGGGTAAAAGGAACCGTAAAAGGAATCCTTTATGGGGATGGCGGGCAACTGTTGGCGCAGTCGATCGATCTCATTGCCAACTTCGTCTTCATCTTCGTCGCCTCGTACGCCTTCTTTAAGCTGGTCGATTTGACGATCGGGAACCGGGTCTCTCCTGAGGTGGAGCTCGAAGGACTCGATATTCCGGAAATGGGGGTGGTTGGTTATCCCGAGTTCAGCTTATCGCACCTCTCCGCTTCCGCTCCTCCGTCGGAGCCTTCTATTACGAAAAAACCGATGAAGAAGGAGGAAGTATTGCGGTAA